In Bacillus sp. SB49, a single window of DNA contains:
- a CDS encoding DoxX-like family protein: MKKKSIYVEIPIRTSMDDLWKASQEPSVHERWDLRFSSITYLPKAQGSPQRFTYKTRIGFGLDISGWGQSVTARKGGDGARTSSLHFGTEQKRSIIREGRGFWKYVPRQDGGVTFLTRYDYTTNFGAAGRLFDRFCFRPLIGWATALSFDVLKRWLEKGTVPEVQYRNFFVTWLSAILFSFIWIYHGLVPKLIFQHPQELAMLTSVLPIGEAVAHRVMSAIGIGEVVIGLLWLLCRRKRWLFAAQTAAFPLLTIGAVTAAPESLTQPFNPLTFNLALFALSFLGFSFSKDVPTAKYCRRRQVTGE; this comes from the coding sequence ATGAAGAAGAAATCAATCTATGTAGAAATACCAATCCGTACCTCTATGGATGACCTGTGGAAAGCAAGCCAGGAACCTTCTGTTCATGAACGTTGGGATCTGCGCTTTTCTTCTATTACTTATCTTCCGAAAGCGCAAGGGTCTCCTCAGAGATTTACATACAAGACGAGAATAGGCTTCGGGCTCGATATTTCCGGATGGGGGCAGAGTGTGACAGCGAGAAAAGGGGGAGATGGTGCACGGACATCTTCGCTCCATTTCGGTACAGAGCAGAAACGGTCGATCATTCGGGAGGGGCGGGGTTTTTGGAAGTATGTGCCGAGGCAAGACGGAGGGGTGACGTTCCTCACCCGCTATGATTATACGACCAATTTCGGGGCAGCAGGCCGGCTGTTCGACAGGTTTTGCTTCCGCCCTTTAATCGGCTGGGCGACGGCACTCAGCTTCGATGTCCTGAAGAGGTGGCTGGAAAAAGGGACAGTGCCGGAAGTGCAGTATCGAAATTTTTTCGTTACATGGCTTTCCGCCATCCTATTCAGCTTTATTTGGATCTATCACGGGCTTGTACCAAAACTGATTTTCCAGCATCCTCAGGAACTGGCGATGCTGACATCTGTTCTACCCATTGGAGAAGCCGTGGCTCACCGGGTCATGTCTGCGATCGGAATTGGCGAAGTCGTCATCGGTCTTCTTTGGTTGCTATGCCGAAGGAAGCGCTGGTTGTTCGCCGCTCAGACAGCTGCTTTTCCACTATTGACAATTGGAGCCGTCACGGCTGCCCCGGAATCGCTGACACAGCCATTTAACCCGTTAACTTTCAATCTGGCTCTTTTCGCGCTTTCTTTCCTGGGGTTTTCGTTCAGTAAAGACGTGCCGACTGCGAAATACTGCAGGAGAAGGCAGGTGACGGGGGAATGA
- the rsgA gene encoding ribosome small subunit-dependent GTPase A, producing the protein MERTDFNAFFQEQVKEEEHAGRVVRHTRGLYTLASGNGDVRAEVAGRFHHTALHDSDYPAVGDWVIFEAYENGSRGIIQRVLERKTVLSRKKAGTGHDEQVIAANVDTVFIVTAMTLEFNVRRIERYVQQVYESGASPVVVCTKKDLCSDPDGKTREVEQVAPGVPVYAVDSLSGAGIEQIRQSFRPGETVSLIGSSGVGKSTLTNALMGEAVQHTQSVRSEDGRGRHTTTHRELFEIPGGVYLIDTPGMRELQLWGEDADLDQTFSDVDALGNSCKFRNCRHESEPGCAVRAAIDSGELSEGRLKSYNKLKRELNRLELKDKYGTHRTNRMLHGSNKR; encoded by the coding sequence ATGGAACGGACAGATTTTAATGCATTTTTTCAAGAGCAAGTGAAGGAAGAAGAGCATGCAGGGAGAGTCGTACGCCATACACGCGGTCTGTACACACTGGCGTCTGGAAACGGGGATGTCAGAGCGGAAGTGGCAGGACGTTTTCATCATACCGCTCTTCATGACAGCGATTACCCTGCGGTCGGTGACTGGGTCATTTTTGAGGCGTATGAGAACGGAAGCAGGGGAATCATCCAGAGGGTCCTGGAAAGGAAGACGGTTCTTTCGCGAAAGAAAGCGGGAACAGGACACGACGAACAGGTGATAGCGGCGAACGTGGACACGGTATTCATCGTCACCGCCATGACGCTTGAATTCAACGTGAGACGGATCGAGCGCTACGTCCAGCAGGTATATGAAAGCGGGGCAAGTCCTGTCGTCGTCTGTACGAAAAAAGATTTATGCAGCGATCCGGACGGAAAGACGAGAGAAGTGGAGCAGGTTGCTCCCGGTGTCCCCGTTTATGCCGTAGACAGCCTCAGCGGTGCCGGTATAGAGCAAATCCGGCAGTCATTCCGTCCCGGCGAGACCGTCTCTCTGATTGGTTCTTCCGGTGTCGGCAAGTCTACGTTAACGAACGCCCTGATGGGGGAAGCCGTTCAGCACACCCAGTCCGTGCGTTCAGAGGATGGGCGTGGCCGTCATACGACGACACACCGGGAACTCTTTGAAATCCCAGGTGGAGTGTACCTGATCGATACACCGGGCATGCGTGAACTGCAGCTGTGGGGCGAAGATGCAGACCTCGACCAAACGTTCAGCGATGTAGACGCTCTTGGGAACAGCTGCAAGTTCCGCAACTGCAGACATGAAAGCGAACCCGGATGCGCGGTGCGGGCGGCGATAGATTCCGGCGAGCTGTCGGAAGGTCGTCTGAAGAGCTATAATAAGCTCAAGCGCGAATTGAATCGGCTGGAGTTGAAAGATAAATACGGCACGCATCGGACGAACCGCATGCTGCACGGATCGAATAAACGGTGA
- a CDS encoding YndJ family protein, giving the protein MKPWLVVSTLLFLLAAFFSADPWYYSILTAAQMIYVPLLLSNRRPEEGKSSLLLYGAGTAVVMVAILRLTGDMPWDAALGLLYFIFTILVAFHGVRRMVRRGFTHVEEFFLDVGYVYLGIGGFWFFAFVAEIDTGFYPLLTWLTSIHFHYAGFMLLTFLGLLGRRRKSRSYYTAGWSVVAAPILLALGISFSPILEVASVLLYIVGIYTLIATAWRTSFKNRMQELLCRISFTSLGVTILFSLAYALSQVMDEFVVTIEFMIMFHGVINMVAFGLSGVWGWSLAFPDSMYQVPRFPVSNITGGWRIGEHVLKGKEGGRSCSGLVDDFSIYVSEREEGEVHPEIVSFYEQTDKYRLYSRVCWHWWFYPFAVLYRAVSIVTKQINLPLSRQTYEMTGAIRSVSDKLDGRENTRAWIRKINESEVFIALYASHTSRGQTYMNISLPLPFSAMAGILEVEREREELVLTSEKGNPESDAGTYLIVRGRPIVLPLTEHFRVSHEENGVLCAVHTMRIFGLPFLTIHYRINRKG; this is encoded by the coding sequence ATGAAGCCTTGGTTGGTTGTCTCAACGCTGCTGTTTCTTTTAGCCGCCTTCTTTTCCGCAGATCCGTGGTACTATTCGATTCTTACCGCCGCACAAATGATTTATGTCCCTCTCCTCCTTTCAAACAGGCGGCCGGAAGAGGGGAAATCCTCGCTTCTCTTGTACGGAGCGGGTACCGCGGTGGTCATGGTCGCCATTCTTCGGTTGACGGGGGACATGCCGTGGGATGCAGCTCTTGGTCTTTTGTATTTTATTTTTACCATTCTCGTCGCTTTTCATGGCGTTCGCCGAATGGTGCGGCGAGGGTTTACCCATGTCGAAGAGTTTTTCCTTGATGTGGGGTATGTGTATCTCGGTATCGGAGGGTTTTGGTTCTTTGCTTTTGTGGCGGAAATAGATACCGGCTTTTACCCTCTGCTTACATGGCTGACGAGTATTCACTTCCATTATGCGGGATTCATGCTGCTCACCTTTCTCGGGCTTCTCGGCAGAAGGAGGAAATCGCGTTCCTATTATACCGCGGGATGGTCCGTCGTGGCGGCCCCTATCTTGCTTGCGCTCGGCATTTCCTTTTCTCCTATCCTTGAGGTAGCCTCTGTCCTTCTTTATATCGTTGGTATTTATACACTTATCGCTACAGCGTGGAGGACGTCGTTCAAAAATCGGATGCAGGAACTGTTGTGTCGGATTTCTTTTACTTCGCTGGGTGTGACGATTCTCTTTTCCCTTGCTTATGCTCTCAGTCAAGTCATGGATGAGTTTGTCGTGACCATCGAATTTATGATTATGTTTCACGGCGTTATCAATATGGTCGCTTTCGGCTTGTCGGGAGTGTGGGGGTGGAGTCTCGCCTTTCCGGATTCCATGTACCAAGTCCCTCGCTTTCCTGTCAGTAACATAACTGGAGGGTGGCGGATTGGAGAGCATGTTTTGAAAGGGAAGGAAGGTGGAAGGTCCTGCAGCGGCCTTGTCGACGATTTTTCGATCTACGTATCCGAACGGGAAGAAGGGGAGGTCCATCCGGAGATCGTATCCTTTTACGAGCAGACCGATAAATACCGGTTATATTCCCGTGTCTGCTGGCATTGGTGGTTCTATCCCTTCGCTGTTCTCTACCGGGCCGTCAGTATCGTGACAAAGCAGATCAACCTTCCGCTGTCGAGGCAGACGTATGAAATGACGGGGGCTATCCGTTCTGTCTCGGATAAATTAGATGGAAGAGAAAATACTCGTGCCTGGATAAGGAAGATCAATGAATCCGAGGTGTTTATCGCCTTGTATGCTTCCCATACATCCAGAGGGCAGACGTACATGAACATCTCTCTGCCGCTGCCATTTTCTGCAATGGCAGGCATCTTGGAGGTGGAAAGGGAAAGGGAAGAGCTCGTTCTCACTAGTGAAAAGGGGAACCCGGAATCGGATGCCGGCACGTACCTTATTGTTCGCGGCCGCCCCATCGTTCTGCCGCTGACGGAGCATTTTCGCGTGAGCCATGAAGAGAACGGCGTCCTCTGTGCTGTTCATACGATGAGAATTTTCGGTCTTCCGTTTCTCACCATCCATTATCGAATTAATAGAAAGGGATGA